A genome region from Porphyromonadaceae bacterium W3.11 includes the following:
- a CDS encoding DUF3164 family protein: MSTMTEQERKEFEEYKAWKKKKEEENTRQQNRDAYRELVDETLQAVVPSLQQVSDGLGMSKERVFQQFEELIRMKGDVLGLVSEGQRSHTFTNSDSTMRVTLGYHTIDGYRDTVDDGIQMVRKYLESLVGDDKSKALVDMVFRLLSKDSKGNLKASRVIQLRRIAEETKSEEFLEAVKIIEESYLPTLSKRYIRCEIKDDHNGWTTVPLSMTEVGEVSEM, encoded by the coding sequence ATGAGTACCATGACAGAGCAAGAGAGAAAAGAATTTGAGGAGTACAAGGCGTGGAAAAAGAAGAAAGAGGAGGAGAACACTCGTCAGCAGAACCGCGACGCCTATCGTGAACTAGTCGATGAGACGTTACAGGCCGTGGTGCCAAGCCTTCAGCAGGTCAGTGATGGGCTAGGCATGAGCAAGGAACGAGTATTTCAGCAGTTCGAGGAGCTGATTCGCATGAAAGGCGATGTACTGGGCTTGGTCAGCGAGGGGCAGCGCTCACACACTTTCACCAATTCCGATAGCACCATGAGGGTAACTCTTGGTTATCACACTATCGACGGATACCGTGACACAGTGGACGACGGTATTCAGATGGTCCGAAAGTACCTAGAGAGCCTAGTGGGCGATGACAAGAGCAAAGCCCTGGTGGATATGGTATTCCGATTACTTTCTAAGGACAGTAAGGGGAATCTCAAAGCTAGTCGAGTGATTCAGCTGAGACGTATCGCCGAAGAAACAAAATCGGAGGAGTTCCTGGAAGCCGTGAAGATCATTGAGGAAAGCTATTTACCTACCCTTTCGAAGCGATACATTCGCTGCGAAATCAAAGATGACCATAACGGCTGGACAACAGTCCCCTTATCCATGACAGAAGTGGGCGAAGTGAGTGAAATGTAA